One region of Salvia miltiorrhiza cultivar Shanhuang (shh) chromosome 3, IMPLAD_Smil_shh, whole genome shotgun sequence genomic DNA includes:
- the LOC131014329 gene encoding transcription factor bHLH122-like isoform X2, whose product MNSHEQQFQQNTQMGSGLTRYRSAPSSYLTSLLSAPSSDGGFGEEDFAELFNPRASSPETQVIFSRFMNSSGQESRPSIAPLPRKSENQEYAPPQKLQRQHSHDLYSEAAAVADTSYSKVFAPLSSNCAAPVQVKMERTSGLIRHSSSPAGLFANINIENEFKTMRGVGSYGGGNSANSEATFSSSANRFVAQMDYPSSSAMNMMNPISEGIGENAAVDDDDVDFITSLPWDDSPLLSDPYLNDQKNEAGNRPKPLLSHHLSLPKAAMEKLLQDSVPCKIRAKRGCATHPRSIAERVRRTKISERMRKLQELVPNMEKQTNTSDMLDLAVDYIKDLQRQVKTLSGNQAKCSCSAKQ is encoded by the exons ATGAATAGCCATGAGCAGCAATTCCAGCAAAATACGCAGATGGGGTCGGGGCTGACCCGATACAGGTCGGCCCCGAGCTCGTATTTGACTAGCCTTCTCAGCGCTCCAAGCAGCGATGGCGGATTCGGAGAGGAAGATTTCGCCGAGCTCTTCAACCCGCGAGCTTCGAGTCCTGAGACGCAAGTAATTTTCTCGAGGTTCATGAACAGCTCCGGACAAGAATCCCGTCCCTCAATTGCGCCTCTGCCGAGAAAGTCGGAGAATCAAGAGTATGCGCCCCCGCAGAAGCTGCAGAGGCAGCATAGCCATGATTTGTATTCCGAGGCTGCTGCTGTTGCCGACACCTCCTACAGCAAAGTGTTTGCGCCTTTGAGCTCCAATTGCGCGGCGCCGGTGCAGGTCAAGATGGAACGCACCTCTGGCCTCATTCGTCACAGCAGCTCGCCTGCAGGCCTCTTCGCCAACATAAACATCGAAAATG AGTTCAAAACAATGAGAGGCGTGGGCAGCTACGGAGGCGGTAACAGTGCTAATTCGGAAGCAACATTTTCTTCTTCGGCAAACAGGTTTGTGGCCCAAATGGACTACCCCTCTTCTTCGGCGATGAATATGATGAACCCTATTTCAGAAGGCATTGGAGAAAATGCAGCAGTTGATGACGATGATGTTGACTTCATCACTAGTTTACCTTGGGATGATTCACCACTCTTGTCTGATCCTTACCTCAATGATCAG AAAAACGAAGCAGGAAATCGGCCTAAACCTCTGTTGTCTCATCACCTAAGTTTGCCAAAAGCAGCAATGGAGAAGCTGCTGCAAGATTCAGTTCCCTGCAAAATCAGAGCCAAGCGAGGCTGTGCTACTCATCCTCGAAGCATTGCTGAAAGG GTTAGAAGAACTAAGATCAGTGAGCGAATGAGGAAGCTGCAAGAACTCGTGCCTAATATGGAGAAG CAAACCAATACATCTGATATGCTGGACTTGGCTGTTGATTACATCAAGGATCTTCAAAGACAAGTAAAG ACGCTTTCGGGTAATCAAGCCAAGTGTAGCTGCTCGGCTAAACAATGA
- the LOC131014329 gene encoding transcription factor bHLH122-like isoform X1 has translation MNSHEQQFQQNTQMGSGLTRYRSAPSSYLTSLLSAPSSDGGFGEEDFAELFNPRASSPETQVIFSRFMNSSGQESRPSIAPLPRKSENQEYAPPQKLQRQHSHDLYSEAAAVADTSYSKVFAPLSSNCAAPVQVKMERTSGLIRHSSSPAGLFANINIENEFKTMRGVGSYGGGNSANSEATFSSSANRFVAQMDYPSSSAMNMMNPISEGIGENAAVDDDDVDFITSLPWDDSPLLSDPYLNDQKNEAGNRPKPLLSHHLSLPKAAMEKLLQDSVPCKIRAKRGCATHPRSIAERVRRTKISERMRKLQELVPNMEKQTNTSDMLDLAVDYIKDLQRQVKVCHLPCITNFTIHSLH, from the exons ATGAATAGCCATGAGCAGCAATTCCAGCAAAATACGCAGATGGGGTCGGGGCTGACCCGATACAGGTCGGCCCCGAGCTCGTATTTGACTAGCCTTCTCAGCGCTCCAAGCAGCGATGGCGGATTCGGAGAGGAAGATTTCGCCGAGCTCTTCAACCCGCGAGCTTCGAGTCCTGAGACGCAAGTAATTTTCTCGAGGTTCATGAACAGCTCCGGACAAGAATCCCGTCCCTCAATTGCGCCTCTGCCGAGAAAGTCGGAGAATCAAGAGTATGCGCCCCCGCAGAAGCTGCAGAGGCAGCATAGCCATGATTTGTATTCCGAGGCTGCTGCTGTTGCCGACACCTCCTACAGCAAAGTGTTTGCGCCTTTGAGCTCCAATTGCGCGGCGCCGGTGCAGGTCAAGATGGAACGCACCTCTGGCCTCATTCGTCACAGCAGCTCGCCTGCAGGCCTCTTCGCCAACATAAACATCGAAAATG AGTTCAAAACAATGAGAGGCGTGGGCAGCTACGGAGGCGGTAACAGTGCTAATTCGGAAGCAACATTTTCTTCTTCGGCAAACAGGTTTGTGGCCCAAATGGACTACCCCTCTTCTTCGGCGATGAATATGATGAACCCTATTTCAGAAGGCATTGGAGAAAATGCAGCAGTTGATGACGATGATGTTGACTTCATCACTAGTTTACCTTGGGATGATTCACCACTCTTGTCTGATCCTTACCTCAATGATCAG AAAAACGAAGCAGGAAATCGGCCTAAACCTCTGTTGTCTCATCACCTAAGTTTGCCAAAAGCAGCAATGGAGAAGCTGCTGCAAGATTCAGTTCCCTGCAAAATCAGAGCCAAGCGAGGCTGTGCTACTCATCCTCGAAGCATTGCTGAAAGG GTTAGAAGAACTAAGATCAGTGAGCGAATGAGGAAGCTGCAAGAACTCGTGCCTAATATGGAGAAG CAAACCAATACATCTGATATGCTGGACTTGGCTGTTGATTACATCAAGGATCTTCAAAGACAAGTAAAGGTGTGTCATCTGCCTTGTATCACAAATTTCACTATACATTCTTTGCATtga